The Leucobacter sp. UCMA 4100 genome window below encodes:
- the argS gene encoding arginine--tRNA ligase — translation MTPKDLQAALLTIVTDVIASRGSDIEVTEADVQLERPKSRDHGDWASNVAMKFAKRLGTNPRELAEDIAAKLAELDGIAKAEVAGPGFINMTFDAASAGATAKLVVEQGEAYGRSDVLAGHNINMEFVSANPTGPLHMGHTRWAALGDSIARVLRAAGAEVTNEYYINDAGAQMDKFGRSVLAAALGEPAPEDAYPGEYITNLGKRIIEARPDLGDLPRDEALAEASEIGYQLQLAEIKDSLERFNVHFDVFFSERTMHAPGENGAPSAIENAMERLREQGHVYEEDDATWVRTTAFGDDKDRVFTRGNGIFTYFAADAAYYLSKMDRGFGEKIYLLGADHHGYVGRLKAIAGAAGDNPETDISVLIGQLVNLNGARLSKRAGNIIELDDLLEWLGSDALRYWLARYPADSPLALDGEQLRSRTNDNPVFYVQYAHARSQAVARNAAAAGIDRSAFAPELLVHDTENDLLGKLQEYPRIVAWSAELREPHRIARYLEELAASFNRWYDSCRVIPLADAPVEDLHCTRLWLNDATGIVLRNGLDLLGVSAPERM, via the coding sequence ATGACACCGAAAGATCTTCAAGCAGCACTTCTCACCATCGTGACCGATGTCATTGCCTCACGCGGCAGTGACATCGAGGTAACCGAGGCCGACGTGCAGCTCGAGCGACCGAAGAGCCGCGATCACGGTGACTGGGCCTCAAACGTGGCGATGAAGTTCGCGAAGCGTCTTGGCACGAACCCGCGTGAGCTCGCCGAGGATATTGCCGCGAAGCTCGCAGAGCTCGACGGTATTGCCAAAGCAGAGGTTGCAGGCCCAGGCTTTATCAACATGACGTTTGACGCGGCGAGCGCGGGGGCAACCGCCAAGCTCGTTGTCGAACAGGGCGAAGCATATGGCCGCAGCGATGTGCTCGCAGGCCACAACATCAACATGGAGTTTGTCTCGGCGAACCCGACCGGTCCGCTGCACATGGGGCACACCCGTTGGGCCGCGCTCGGCGACTCGATTGCCCGGGTGCTGCGTGCCGCGGGTGCCGAGGTGACGAACGAGTACTACATTAACGACGCCGGCGCCCAGATGGACAAGTTCGGTCGCTCGGTTCTCGCAGCAGCCCTTGGCGAGCCGGCCCCCGAAGATGCCTACCCTGGCGAGTACATTACGAACCTCGGCAAGCGCATCATCGAGGCCCGCCCCGACCTCGGCGACCTGCCGCGCGACGAGGCACTCGCCGAAGCGAGCGAGATCGGCTATCAGCTGCAGCTCGCCGAGATCAAAGACTCACTCGAGCGGTTCAACGTGCACTTCGACGTGTTCTTCTCAGAGCGCACGATGCATGCGCCGGGCGAGAACGGTGCGCCGAGCGCGATCGAAAATGCTATGGAGCGCCTGCGCGAGCAGGGCCACGTTTACGAAGAAGACGACGCGACCTGGGTTCGCACGACGGCCTTCGGCGATGACAAAGACCGCGTGTTTACCCGCGGCAACGGAATCTTCACCTACTTCGCCGCAGATGCCGCCTACTATCTTTCGAAGATGGATCGCGGCTTCGGTGAGAAGATCTACCTGCTCGGAGCCGATCACCACGGCTACGTTGGTCGCCTCAAGGCGATCGCGGGCGCCGCTGGCGATAACCCCGAGACCGATATTTCGGTGCTCATCGGTCAGCTCGTGAACCTCAACGGTGCACGCCTCTCGAAGCGTGCAGGCAACATTATTGAGCTCGACGACCTGCTCGAGTGGCTCGGCTCTGACGCGCTGCGTTACTGGCTTGCGCGCTACCCAGCAGATTCGCCGCTCGCGCTTGACGGTGAGCAGCTGCGAAGCCGCACGAACGACAACCCTGTCTTCTACGTGCAGTACGCGCATGCTCGTTCACAGGCCGTTGCCCGGAACGCGGCGGCAGCTGGCATCGACCGTAGCGCCTTCGCGCCTGAGCTGCTCGTGCACGACACCGAGAACGATCTGCTCGGCAAGCTGCAGGAGTACCCGCGCATCGTGGCCTGGTCGGCCGAGCTGCGCGAACCGCACCGCATCGCACGCTACCTCGAAGAGCTTGCCGCGTCATTTAACCGCTGGTACGACAGCTGCCGCGTGATCCCCCTCGCCGATGCTCCCGTTGAAGATCTGCACTGCACGCGTCTCTGGCTCAACGATGCCACCGGTATCGTGCTGCGCAACGGTCTCGACCTGCTCGGCG